A region from the Meiothermus sp. Pnk-1 genome encodes:
- a CDS encoding glycerol-3-phosphate acyltransferase, with protein MIAFLAIVAYLIGSLPLGYWLVYRLSGKDPRQASAYNLGLENALRLLGAWPLFLAFAADLLKGFLAVYPARFTATGFEAGLLLAFVAYLGHLYPLPRWTPNAPLRGRGAGILLGIVAALSNVGMPYLLALIPLAVALLLYAALGYASLAALSLPLTTALIALGQPIALWGKLAGLGLALLALWRYKENIGRMLEGTEPKLGEPLPLPSEKQAVCAFMIHPLTLEDLFQTPRFRWFKPLVDRGWVSQGLLERFTALIRPMKNGELRGIKTADGREIRCYLISAPLLPHQITSNPELATQKAIQAARLAKELGCTVLGLGAFWSVVGEKGKRVQEAVPEIEVTNGGAYTAGTVKAAIPGIIAHFSHTGHDLRQTTAAVVGANGVVAFGIARQIAPLVGKLILVGRNLERLEKSAESLRKNLERKGQVPEMVVTTDIRAIKEADLIFSATSDPQAVIFPEHVKPGAWIYDEGVPPDVHESVKKLPGVRVIPGGVVRPPGTMSGNLDLHFGEGAVPACLAETMILAAEGAYERKSLGGETKSENIQFFVERAEALGFRVVD; from the coding sequence GTGATCGCCTTCTTAGCGATTGTGGCATACCTGATCGGCTCCTTGCCCTTGGGGTACTGGCTGGTGTACCGCCTCAGCGGAAAGGACCCCCGGCAGGCCTCAGCCTATAATTTGGGTCTCGAGAACGCCCTCCGCCTCCTCGGGGCTTGGCCGCTTTTTCTGGCCTTTGCGGCAGATTTGCTCAAGGGCTTCTTGGCGGTCTACCCGGCCCGCTTTACCGCCACGGGGTTCGAGGCTGGACTGCTCCTAGCCTTTGTAGCCTACCTGGGCCACCTCTACCCGCTCCCCCGCTGGACTCCAAATGCGCCGCTGCGGGGGCGCGGGGCGGGCATCCTGCTGGGTATCGTGGCCGCCCTTTCCAACGTGGGGATGCCCTATCTGCTGGCCCTGATTCCCCTGGCCGTGGCGCTCCTCTTGTACGCTGCTTTGGGTTATGCTTCCCTGGCGGCGCTTTCGCTACCGCTAACCACCGCCTTGATCGCCTTGGGGCAGCCAATCGCCCTGTGGGGCAAGCTGGCAGGTTTGGGGCTAGCCCTTTTGGCCCTGTGGCGCTACAAGGAGAACATCGGGCGCATGCTCGAGGGCACCGAACCCAAGCTGGGCGAACCGCTCCCCCTGCCCTCAGAGAAACAGGCGGTGTGCGCCTTCATGATCCACCCGCTCACGCTGGAGGACCTCTTCCAGACCCCGCGCTTCCGCTGGTTCAAGCCCCTGGTGGACCGGGGCTGGGTCTCGCAGGGGCTGCTCGAGCGCTTCACCGCCCTGATCCGGCCCATGAAGAACGGCGAGTTGCGCGGCATCAAGACCGCCGACGGGCGCGAGATCCGCTGCTACTTGATCTCAGCGCCGCTGCTGCCACACCAGATCACCTCCAACCCCGAGCTCGCCACTCAGAAAGCCATCCAGGCCGCACGATTGGCCAAGGAGCTCGGCTGCACGGTGCTGGGGCTGGGGGCTTTCTGGAGCGTGGTGGGCGAGAAGGGCAAGCGGGTGCAGGAGGCCGTGCCCGAAATCGAGGTCACCAACGGCGGAGCCTATACCGCCGGCACCGTCAAGGCCGCCATTCCCGGCATCATCGCCCACTTTTCCCATACGGGCCACGACCTGCGCCAGACCACCGCCGCGGTGGTGGGCGCCAACGGCGTGGTGGCCTTCGGCATCGCCCGCCAAATCGCCCCCCTGGTGGGCAAGCTCATCCTGGTGGGGCGCAACCTGGAGCGCCTGGAGAAGAGCGCCGAGAGCCTGCGGAAGAACCTCGAGCGCAAGGGCCAGGTGCCCGAGATGGTGGTCACCACCGACATCCGCGCCATCAAGGAAGCCGACCTGATCTTCAGCGCCACCTCCGACCCCCAGGCCGTGATCTTCCCCGAGCACGTCAAGCCCGGCGCCTGGATCTACGACGAGGGCGTGCCCCCCGACGTCCACGAGAGCGTGAAGAAGCTCCCCGGCGTGCGGGTCATCCCCGGCGGGGTGGTGCGCCCCCCTGGAACCATGAGCGGCAACCTCGACCTCCACTTCGGCGAGGGCGCGGTGCCGGCCTGCTTGGCCGAGACCATGATCCTGGCCGCCGAGGGGGCCTACGAGCGCAAAAGCCTGGGCGGGGAAACCAAGAGCGAGAACATCCAGTTCTTCGTCGAGCGGGCCGAGGCGCTGGGGTTCAGGGTGGTGGACTAA
- the rplT gene encoding 50S ribosomal protein L20 produces MPRAKTGVVRRRKHKKILKLAKGFWGLRSKSVRKARETLFSGAMRSFNDRRERKSDYRKLWIVRINAAVRQHGMSYSVFMGGLKRAGIEIDRKLLADLAVREPEAFAQLVAKAKGA; encoded by the coding sequence ATGCCACGCGCCAAGACCGGAGTCGTTCGCCGTCGTAAGCACAAGAAGATCCTGAAGCTCGCCAAGGGCTTCTGGGGGCTGCGTTCAAAGAGCGTTCGCAAGGCCCGTGAAACCCTGTTTAGCGGGGCCATGCGCTCCTTCAACGACCGCCGCGAGAGGAAAAGCGATTACCGCAAGTTGTGGATCGTGCGCATCAACGCCGCCGTCCGCCAGCACGGAATGAGCTACTCGGTGTTCATGGGTGGGCTCAAGCGGGCGGGAATCGAAATAGACCGCAAGCTCCTGGCGGATTTGGCCGTGCGCGAGCCAGAAGCCTTCGCTCAGCTCGTCGCCAAAGCCAAAGGCGCCTAG
- the rpmI gene encoding 50S ribosomal protein L35, with amino-acid sequence MPKMKTHKGAKDRVKVTAGGKVIAKRAGKRHLNWHKSGSAIRSKGRSFTFSESEAERVKVLLPYE; translated from the coding sequence ATGCCGAAGATGAAGACCCATAAGGGCGCCAAAGACCGTGTCAAAGTGACGGCCGGTGGCAAAGTCATCGCTAAGCGAGCCGGCAAGCGCCACCTCAACTGGCACAAGTCGGGCAGCGCAATCCGCAGCAAGGGCCGCAGCTTCACCTTCTCCGAGAGCGAAGCCGAGCGCGTGAAGGTGCTTCTTCCCTACGAGTAA
- the infC gene encoding translation initiation factor IF-3 translates to MKDVPINERIRVRQVRLIDEEGNQVGVVDTREALRMAQERDYDLVLVSPNAVPPVARLLDYGKWRYEQQQAEKEARKKAKRTEVKSIKFRPKIDEHDYQTKLGHVRRFLEEGHKVKITIMFRGREMAHPELGSRILERAVADLGPAAVVELKPEMAGRDMNMVIAPAGKAQPAS, encoded by the coding sequence ATAAAGGACGTACCCATCAACGAACGGATCCGGGTTCGCCAGGTGCGGCTCATCGACGAAGAGGGCAACCAGGTGGGGGTGGTGGACACCCGCGAGGCGCTGCGCATGGCGCAAGAGCGCGATTACGACCTGGTGCTGGTGAGCCCCAACGCGGTGCCGCCGGTGGCGCGGCTTCTTGACTATGGCAAATGGCGCTATGAGCAGCAACAAGCCGAGAAGGAAGCCCGCAAAAAGGCCAAGCGCACCGAAGTCAAGAGCATCAAGTTCCGCCCCAAGATTGACGAGCATGACTACCAGACCAAGCTGGGGCATGTCAGGCGCTTCTTGGAGGAAGGACACAAGGTCAAGATCACCATCATGTTCCGTGGTCGCGAGATGGCCCACCCCGAGCTGGGCTCGAGGATCCTCGAGCGGGCCGTGGCCGACTTGGGTCCCGCTGCCGTAGTGGAGCTCAAGCCCGAGATGGCCGGGCGCGACATGAACATGGTGATCGCCCCTGCCGGGAAGGCCCAGCCCGCCTCGTAA
- a CDS encoding PLP-dependent aminotransferase family protein, with protein sequence MLETTQTRISKGVIDLGVGHPSLSLLPLELLRQAAQHRLSQGDSTFLQYGAEPGDGRFRTELARFLTRHYRFPAEPEGLFITAGASQALDLICAAFTQPGQVIFVEEPTYFLSLGIFRDHHLEVVAIPTDEQGLDVEALEAALQRHRPTLVYTIPTFQNPTGVSLGQERRARLVELSQEYGFLIVADEVYQLLHYYWDPPPPLGSFAAANTVLSLGSFSKILAPGLRLGWIQAAPPLLQRLIQNGLVASGGGLNPFTSAIVRSALELGLQDQHLQRLRHTYRERLGAMLEALNRAGLRPRYAPEGGYFVWLELDPSLDAQALLKQAIRAGVRYQPGVRFSSQGHFAHALRLCFAYYDPAELTEGIQRLAAVLGVR encoded by the coding sequence ATGCTCGAGACCACCCAGACCCGCATCTCCAAGGGGGTGATCGACCTCGGGGTGGGGCATCCCAGCCTGAGCCTCTTGCCGCTGGAGCTGCTGCGCCAAGCCGCCCAGCATCGCCTCTCTCAGGGAGATTCCACCTTCTTGCAATACGGGGCCGAGCCCGGAGACGGTCGCTTCCGCACCGAGCTGGCCCGATTCCTCACCCGGCACTACCGCTTCCCCGCCGAGCCGGAGGGGCTGTTTATCACCGCGGGGGCGTCCCAGGCACTGGATCTGATCTGCGCCGCCTTCACCCAACCCGGCCAGGTGATCTTTGTCGAGGAGCCCACCTATTTCCTCTCCCTAGGGATCTTCCGGGACCATCACCTCGAGGTGGTGGCCATCCCCACCGATGAACAGGGGCTGGATGTGGAGGCGCTCGAGGCCGCCCTTCAACGGCACCGGCCCACGCTGGTCTACACCATCCCCACTTTCCAGAATCCCACCGGAGTCAGCTTGGGCCAAGAGCGCCGCGCGCGGCTGGTGGAGCTGAGCCAGGAATACGGTTTTCTGATCGTGGCCGACGAGGTCTACCAGCTGCTCCACTACTATTGGGATCCTCCCCCTCCGCTGGGCAGCTTCGCCGCTGCGAACACCGTGCTTAGCCTGGGCTCATTCTCCAAAATCCTGGCCCCTGGGCTGCGCCTGGGCTGGATACAGGCAGCCCCACCGCTACTGCAAAGGCTCATCCAGAACGGCCTGGTAGCCAGCGGGGGTGGGCTGAACCCCTTCACCTCGGCCATCGTGCGCAGCGCCCTGGAGTTAGGCCTGCAAGACCAGCACCTGCAAAGGCTGCGCCACACCTACCGCGAGCGGTTAGGGGCAATGCTGGAGGCCCTAAACCGGGCTGGGCTGAGGCCCCGCTATGCCCCTGAGGGGGGGTATTTCGTCTGGCTCGAGCTAGACCCCTCTCTTGACGCCCAAGCCCTGCTGAAACAGGCCATACGGGCCGGGGTTCGCTACCAGCCAGGGGTCAGGTTCTCCAGCCAGGGCCACTTCGCTCACGCGCTCCGGCTCTGCTTTGCCTACTATGACCCTGCCGAGCTGACAGAAGGCATCCAGAGGCTGGCGGCGGTCCTAGGGGTCCGGTAA
- a CDS encoding amino acid ABC transporter ATP-binding protein → MSGAIIQIQGLSKWFGRLHVLRGVNLEVAAGEKVVIVGPSGSGKSTLIRCINRLEDFQQGEVIVDGIPLRSAKNLEAVRREVGMVFQQFNLFPHMTVLQNAALAPQKVRRWPKEKAEQKAMELLERVGIADQAHKYPAQLSGGQQQRVAIARALAMEPKIMLFDEPTSALDPEMVGEVLDVMRGLAESGMTMVVVTHEMAFAREVADRVVVMDQGQILEQAPPQVIFHNPTHERTRTFLQRVLHH, encoded by the coding sequence ATGAGCGGGGCCATCATCCAGATCCAAGGGCTCAGCAAGTGGTTTGGCCGGCTGCACGTGCTGCGGGGAGTGAACCTCGAGGTAGCCGCAGGCGAAAAGGTGGTGATCGTGGGGCCTTCGGGCTCGGGCAAGTCCACCCTGATCCGCTGCATCAACCGCCTCGAGGACTTTCAGCAGGGTGAGGTGATCGTGGACGGGATCCCTCTCCGCTCGGCCAAAAACCTCGAGGCGGTGCGGCGCGAGGTAGGGATGGTCTTCCAGCAGTTCAACCTCTTTCCCCACATGACCGTGCTGCAAAATGCAGCGTTGGCCCCGCAGAAAGTCCGCCGGTGGCCCAAGGAGAAAGCTGAGCAGAAGGCCATGGAGCTGCTCGAGCGGGTGGGCATCGCCGACCAGGCCCACAAGTACCCGGCCCAGCTCTCGGGCGGGCAGCAGCAGCGGGTGGCCATCGCCCGGGCCCTGGCCATGGAGCCCAAGATCATGCTCTTCGACGAACCCACCAGCGCCCTCGACCCGGAGATGGTCGGTGAGGTGCTGGACGTGATGCGCGGCCTGGCCGAAAGCGGCATGACCATGGTGGTGGTGACCCACGAGATGGCCTTTGCCCGAGAAGTAGCCGACCGAGTAGTCGTGATGGACCAAGGACAGATCCTCGAGCAGGCTCCCCCCCAGGTGATCTTCCACAACCCCACCCATGAGCGCACCCGCACCTTTTTACAGCGCGTGCTACACCATTAA
- the speB gene encoding agmatinase gives MKYQPADSLESPRFAGVRTFMRLPHVRTLENVDFVVLGIPWDDATTHRPGARFGPEGIRRVSIMLRPWNPYWDIKLFDYLSGVDYGDVPVVPGYIEDTYARIEAEFERIARAGVTPIAMGGDHSVTLGELRGLAKVYGPLALVHIDAHLDTLDQYFGRKYNHGTPFRRAVEEGLVDPHRSIQVGIRGSNYGPEDYQGTRDLGYELITMYELQEIGLEAALERIHRRVGSHPCFISIDIDSVDPAYAPGTGTPEVDGFTSREIVQLVRGLRGLNFRAADVVEVLPALDPGEITAYLGGNLMYELLSLLALRKKEGR, from the coding sequence ATGAAATACCAACCCGCCGACTCCCTCGAGTCTCCCCGTTTCGCCGGGGTGCGCACCTTCATGCGGCTGCCCCACGTGCGCACCCTGGAGAATGTAGACTTTGTGGTGCTGGGCATCCCCTGGGATGACGCCACCACCCACCGCCCCGGAGCCCGCTTTGGCCCCGAGGGCATCCGCCGGGTCTCGATCATGCTCAGGCCCTGGAACCCCTACTGGGATATCAAGCTCTTCGACTACCTCTCCGGGGTGGACTACGGCGACGTGCCCGTGGTGCCGGGTTACATCGAGGACACCTACGCCCGCATCGAAGCCGAGTTCGAGCGAATCGCCCGGGCTGGGGTCACCCCCATCGCCATGGGCGGCGACCACTCCGTCACCCTGGGCGAGCTGCGCGGCCTGGCCAAGGTGTACGGTCCGCTGGCCTTGGTGCATATCGACGCTCACCTGGACACCCTGGACCAGTATTTCGGGCGCAAGTACAACCACGGCACCCCCTTCCGCCGCGCGGTGGAAGAGGGGCTGGTGGACCCCCACCGGTCCATCCAGGTGGGGATCCGGGGCTCCAACTACGGCCCCGAGGACTATCAGGGCACCCGCGATCTCGGCTACGAGCTCATCACCATGTACGAGCTCCAAGAGATCGGCCTCGAGGCCGCCCTGGAACGCATCCATCGCCGGGTGGGCTCACATCCGTGCTTTATCAGCATCGACATCGACTCGGTAGACCCAGCCTACGCCCCCGGGACCGGCACCCCCGAGGTAGACGGCTTCACCAGCCGCGAGATCGTCCAGCTGGTACGGGGGCTGCGCGGGTTGAATTTCCGAGCCGCCGATGTGGTGGAGGTGCTACCGGCGCTCGATCCCGGCGAGATTACCGCCTACTTGGGAGGCAATTTGATGTACGAGTTGCTCTCGCTGCTGGCCCTGCGCAAAAAGGAAGGCAGATGA
- a CDS encoding helix-turn-helix domain-containing protein, producing the protein MPRSSPSPVPFPIGQRLRATRLSKGLTLEQVAERSGLDKSFISRLERDAATASVASLLKVCGALGIQPGSLFDPPQTNLVRAQEAPRAHFGGQGARDFILSRGLNGEIMVLRTEIEPGGHGGKEPYSFPTNTDFITVLEGSLEFTVGEARYTLCPGDSLTFPGREPHTWRNLGKSRAVVLWVLSPAP; encoded by the coding sequence ATGCCCCGGAGCAGCCCCTCACCTGTCCCCTTCCCTATTGGCCAACGGCTAAGGGCCACCCGCTTGAGCAAGGGCCTGACCCTGGAACAGGTCGCCGAGCGCAGCGGACTGGACAAGTCTTTTATCAGCCGCCTCGAGCGCGACGCCGCGACGGCGTCGGTGGCCTCGCTGCTCAAGGTCTGCGGGGCGCTGGGTATCCAGCCGGGCTCGCTCTTCGACCCTCCCCAAACCAACCTGGTGCGGGCTCAGGAGGCTCCCCGGGCCCACTTCGGCGGGCAGGGGGCACGGGATTTCATCCTCTCCCGGGGCTTGAACGGGGAGATCATGGTCTTGCGCACCGAGATCGAGCCCGGCGGCCACGGAGGTAAAGAGCCCTACAGCTTCCCTACTAACACCGATTTCATCACGGTGCTCGAGGGGAGCCTGGAGTTCACCGTGGGCGAGGCCCGTTACACCCTATGCCCCGGCGACAGCCTGACCTTCCCCGGACGAGAGCCCCACACCTGGCGCAACCTGGGCAAAAGCCGCGCGGTGGTGCTATGGGTGCTGAGCCCTGCCCCTTAG
- a CDS encoding amino acid ABC transporter permease — translation MDFGLIRDSLPFLLQGAWVTLRITALSLVFGVLLGTLVALARMSPMRWLSALTLGYIELLRGTPLLVQIFLIFFGIPQLIQQQINEFVAGVIAFSINSSAYVAEILRAGIQSIPKGQREAALSLGLSPTQTLRYIILPQAFTRVIPPLVNEGIALLKNSSLLSAIAVIELTRAGQLVSARTFKPFEMYLAVSLIYLIMTLALSFVARRLEARWQVR, via the coding sequence ATGGACTTCGGCCTGATCCGCGATAGCCTGCCGTTCTTGCTCCAGGGGGCCTGGGTAACCCTGCGCATCACCGCGCTCTCGCTAGTTTTCGGGGTTCTTCTGGGCACCCTGGTGGCGCTGGCCCGCATGTCCCCGATGCGCTGGCTTTCCGCGCTGACCCTGGGCTATATCGAGCTACTGCGCGGCACCCCGCTGCTGGTGCAGATCTTCCTGATCTTCTTCGGCATTCCCCAGCTTATCCAGCAGCAGATCAACGAGTTCGTGGCCGGGGTGATCGCCTTCAGCATCAACTCCAGCGCCTATGTAGCCGAGATCCTGCGGGCAGGAATCCAGAGCATCCCCAAGGGCCAGCGCGAGGCCGCGCTTTCCCTGGGTCTCAGCCCCACCCAGACCCTGCGCTACATCATCCTGCCCCAGGCCTTCACCCGGGTGATCCCTCCGCTGGTCAACGAGGGGATCGCCCTGCTCAAGAACTCCTCGTTGCTTTCGGCCATCGCGGTGATCGAGCTAACCCGGGCCGGGCAGCTCGTCTCGGCCCGTACCTTCAAGCCCTTCGAGATGTACCTGGCGGTCTCGCTGATCTACCTGATCATGACCCTGGCGCTAAGCTTCGTAGCGCGGCGGCTGGAGGCTCGTTGGCAGGTGCGCTGA
- a CDS encoding basic amino acid ABC transporter substrate-binding protein: MRKSIVAMVLVGMLGASATLAQGCLANARANGLSVGTSPDYPPFESLDKDNKIIGFDVDLLNAIGAELGLKVNFIGQSFDGLIPALLSKKIDVIAAGLTITEERKKSVDFSRPYISGPNVIITRKETSGISKLEDLAGKKVAVQIGSAQEKIASGVKGAEVKSYNLYTDAALAVNTRQADALIVHRFVGRAFLKQYPDLKIVAELNQVDTGLALRKDCSDLRQAIDAAIEKLERVGKMDELAAKWFK, translated from the coding sequence ATGCGCAAAAGTATCGTGGCAATGGTCTTGGTAGGGATGTTGGGAGCCTCCGCTACTCTAGCCCAGGGTTGCTTGGCCAACGCTAGGGCCAACGGCCTGAGCGTTGGCACCAGCCCCGACTACCCCCCTTTTGAGTCGCTGGACAAGGACAACAAGATCATCGGCTTCGACGTGGACTTGCTCAACGCCATCGGGGCGGAGTTGGGCCTCAAGGTCAACTTCATCGGGCAGAGCTTCGACGGGCTGATCCCAGCCTTGCTCTCCAAGAAGATCGATGTTATCGCTGCTGGGCTCACCATCACCGAGGAGCGCAAGAAGTCGGTGGATTTCTCCCGGCCCTATATCTCCGGACCCAACGTGATCATCACCCGCAAGGAGACCAGCGGGATCAGCAAGCTCGAGGACCTAGCCGGTAAAAAAGTAGCGGTACAGATCGGCAGCGCCCAGGAAAAGATCGCCAGCGGGGTCAAGGGGGCCGAGGTCAAGTCCTACAATCTCTATACCGACGCCGCGCTGGCGGTGAACACCCGCCAAGCCGACGCGCTCATCGTGCATCGCTTCGTAGGCCGGGCCTTCCTCAAGCAATACCCCGACCTCAAGATCGTGGCCGAACTCAACCAGGTAGATACCGGGCTAGCCTTGCGCAAAGACTGTAGCGATCTGCGCCAGGCCATCGATGCGGCCATCGAGAAGCTGGAGAGGGTCGGCAAGATGGATGAGCTGGCCGCCAAGTGGTTCAAGTAG